The following proteins are co-located in the Apium graveolens cultivar Ventura chromosome 5, ASM990537v1, whole genome shotgun sequence genome:
- the LOC141724180 gene encoding flavin-containing monooxygenase FMO GS-OX5-like, with protein sequence MPSLNVAVIGAGVAGLLAGRELQRAGHRVTIFEKQNQVGGTWVYDPRVESDLLSLDPDRDIIHSSLYSSLRTNFPRHVMGFSDFSFTKIYEDSRTFPSHEEVLQFLNDFAQQFGLVELTRLNAEVVRVEARNDEWIVESRTGELSLEEVFDAVVVCVGHHTEPRVPNFPGIEKWPGKQIHSHNYRVPEPFRDQIVVVIGTGPSAMDISAEIAEVAKEVHVSTRSSSVLSKLAIFAKLNNHSEIDYVDESGRVVFQDGSSVQADILFHCTGYRYKFPFLKSNNVVTVEDNRVGPLYKHVFPPELAPRLSFIGIPYGTSGFPLMELQAKWISLVLSGQLVLPSKETMMADTESFYKSLELHGIPLRHTHSLHLKFDYPDWLADELGVPPIDELVKKIQEHFLKIIFSSEGSNLRDWDINSWIDSII encoded by the exons ATGCCTTCTCTAAATGTGGCGGTGATCGGAGCCGGTGTCGCTGGCCTACTCGCAGGCCGTGAGCTGCAACGAGCTGGCCACAGAGTCACAATCTTCGAAAAACAAAACCAAGTCGGTGGAACATGGGTTTATGATCCACGAGTCGAATCAGATCTTTTAAGCCTTGACCCCGACAGAGACATCATTCACAGCAGTCTTTACTCTTCGCTTCGAACAAATTTTCCAAGACATGTTATGGGCTTTTCTGATTTTTCGTTTACGAAAATTTACGAAGATTCTAGGACTTTTCCATCACATGAGGAGGTGCTCCAGTTTTTGAACGACTTTGCACAGCAGTTTGGACTTGTTGAGTTGACTCGATTAAATGCGGAAGTTGTCCGAGTTGAGGCGAGGAATGATGAATGGATTGTTGAGTCAAGAACGGGAGAGTTGAGTCTAGAGGAAGTTTTTGATGCTGTTGTGGTTTGTGTCGGTCACCATACTGAGCCCCGGGTGCCTAATTTTCCAG GCATTGAGAAATGGCCAGGAAAGCAAATCCATAGCCACAACTACCGTGTTCCAGAGCCATTTCGCGATCAG ATTGTTGTTGTAATTGGAACTGGACCTAGTGCTATGGATATATCAGCAGAAATCGCAGAAGTTGCCAAAGAAGTTCATGTTTCCACGAGATCGTCTTCTGTATTATCGAAATTGGCTATTTTTGCAAAGTTGAATAATCACTCGGAG ATAGATTATGTGGACGAAAGTGGTAGAGTGGTTTTTCAGGATGGATCCTCTGTTCAGGCAGATATATTATTTCACTGCACTGG GTACAGATACAAATTTCCATTTCTTAAATCAAATAATGTTGTAACTGTGGAGGATAATCGGGTTGGACCATTGTACAAACATGTGTTCCCTCCGGAGCTTGCCCCTAGGCTCTCCTTCATTGGGATTCCATACGGG ACATCGGGGTTTCCTTTGATGGAACTACAAGCCAAGTGGATATCGCTTGTATTATCAGGCCAGTTGGTACTACCATCAAAAGAGACAATGATGGCTGATACAGAGAGCTTTTACAAATCACTGGAGCTACATGGGATCCCACTTCGTCACACTCATTCTCTTCACCTGAAG TTTGATTACCCGGATTGGTTAGCTGATGAGTTGGGAGTGCCACCTATCGATGAACTCGTAAAGAAGATACAAGAGCATTTTCTTAAGATCATTTTTAGCTCAGAAGGAAGTAATTTGAGAGATTGGGATATCAATAGCTGGATAGATTCAATCATTTAA
- the LOC141660175 gene encoding uncharacterized protein LOC141660175 gives MCDNGSQFISDKIEAFCRKYNINLVKSTPRYPQANGQAEASNKVIINSLKTRLALHKGKWAEELSWVLWADRTTPKTSTWQTPYSLVYGTKAVLSNEVVMPTIRYRLSTYDANKHKMIHDIDTIDESREMTKIRMAIYQQKVTKSYTKNVHVRTFQVGDMVLRKVFQNTMDMSVGKFIEKWEGPYLIVVVVGRGAYQLSTMDGVQIPRSWNTLST, from the coding sequence ATGTGTGACAATGGCTCTCAGTTTATTAGTGACAAAATAGAAGCTTTCTGTAGAAAATACAACATAAACTTGGTAAAGTCAACACCACGTTATCCACAAGCAAATGGTCAAGCCGAAGCAAGTAACAAGGTTATCATCAATAGCTTGAAGACGAGGTTGGCTTTGCATAAGGGAAAATGGGCTGAGGAGTTATCTTGGGTGTTATGGGCAGATAGAACAACACCCAAAACATCCACATGGCAGACTCCATACAGCTTGGTTTATGGCACGAAAGCAGTGCTTTCAAACGAGGTCGTGATGCCAACAATCAGATATCGACTGTCAACATATGATGCTAATAAACATAAGATGATACATGACATTGACACCATTGATGAGTCAAGAGAAATGACAAAAATACGTATGGCCATATATCAACAGAAAGTAACCAAAAGTTACACAAAAAATGTTCATGTTAGAACATTCCAAGTAGGTGACATGGTGTTGAGGAAAGTGTTTCAAAACACGATGGACATGTCAGTAggaaaattcatagaaaaatgGGAAGGACCCTACTTGATAGTAGTTGTGGTAGGACGTGGTGCATATCAGTTGTCAACTATGGATGGTGTTCAAATCCCCAGGAGCTGGAATACTCTCTCCACCTAA